One Brassica oleracea var. oleracea cultivar TO1000 chromosome C7, BOL, whole genome shotgun sequence genomic window carries:
- the LOC106301828 gene encoding uncharacterized protein LOC106301828 codes for MAKPSSSSSSQTNLASCAVAAIFIVFLIIASVTVYLTVFRPRDPEISVTHVKVPSFSVANSSLSFTYSQLSVVRNPNRAAFSHYNNRIQLFYYGNRIGFIFIPAGEIEPGRTKRMAASFSVESFPLAASASRISADDFGTGLVEADSRVGSTVEIESKLEMAGRVRVLGLFTHQIVAKSSCRIAISTSDGSIVAVRC; via the coding sequence ATGGCAAAGCCTTCTTCTTCTTCGTCTAGCCAAACAAACCTCGCTTCATGCGCCGTCGCCGCCATCTTCATCGTCTTCCTTATCATCGCCTCCGTTACCGTCTACCTCACGGTATTCAGACCTAGAGATCCGGAGATATCCGTCACACACGTCAAGGTCCCGTCCTTCTCCGTCGCCAACAGCTCCCTCAGCTTCACCTACTCGCAACTATCCGTCGTTAGAAACCCTAACCGCGCCGCGTTCTCTCATTACAACAACAGAATCCAGCTCTTCTACTACGGTAACCGGATCGGGTTCATTTTTATACCGGCTGGTGAGATCGAACCGGGTCGAACGAAGCGAATGGCAGCTAGTTTCTCCGTGGAGTCGTTTCCTCTAGCGGCTTCTGCTTCTCGAATCTCCGCTGATGATTTTGGAACCGGGTTAGTGGAGGCGGATAGTCGGGTCGGGTCTACTGTGGAGATAGAGTCGAAGCTGGAGATGGCGGGTCGGGTTCGAGTTCTTGGTCTGTTCACGCATCAAATCGTGGCAAAATCAAGTTGCAGGATCGCAATTTCTACTAGT